In Kordiimonas sp. SCSIO 12610, the following are encoded in one genomic region:
- a CDS encoding 3'(2'),5'-bisphosphate nucleotidase CysQ, translating into MSTPEKTANNDHLLDDDCCPWDLGEDAKLVRKVTKEAGRIALSYFARDVHTWEKSPDNPVSEADLAVDEFLRTTLMQNRHGYGWLSEETEDQPERLKCGRIWIVDPIDGTKAFLKGGDDWGISVALVQDTKPVIAAFYAPVKNAFYFAEHSKGVTKNNIPVVTSHQNDLSLSRMMGDPSAFKINNFWPCSWPQTMYCEQANSIALRICQVADGQFDCCVTLRPKNDWDVAAADLIIREAGGLLTTGDGDKLVFNRSKPLHNHIVASCPNLMDQVMERVSPALIQWRQRNT; encoded by the coding sequence GTGTCAACACCTGAAAAAACTGCCAATAATGATCATCTGTTAGATGATGATTGTTGCCCGTGGGATTTAGGCGAGGATGCAAAATTGGTCCGCAAAGTCACCAAAGAAGCGGGAAGAATAGCCCTGTCTTACTTTGCAAGGGATGTTCATACTTGGGAAAAATCACCTGATAATCCGGTATCCGAAGCCGATTTAGCTGTCGATGAGTTTTTACGCACAACCTTAATGCAAAATCGCCATGGATATGGATGGCTCTCTGAAGAGACAGAAGACCAACCTGAAAGGCTAAAATGTGGCCGCATATGGATAGTCGATCCAATCGATGGTACAAAGGCTTTCCTAAAAGGAGGTGATGACTGGGGCATATCCGTTGCGCTCGTTCAAGACACCAAACCCGTGATCGCAGCCTTTTACGCACCAGTAAAAAATGCCTTTTATTTTGCTGAGCATAGCAAAGGCGTTACTAAGAATAATATCCCTGTTGTAACCTCACACCAAAACGACCTTTCATTATCAAGGATGATGGGCGACCCTAGTGCTTTCAAAATAAATAACTTCTGGCCGTGTTCATGGCCGCAAACAATGTATTGCGAACAAGCAAACTCCATCGCGCTCAGGATTTGCCAAGTCGCTGACGGACAATTTGATTGCTGTGTTACCTTACGCCCTAAAAATGACTGGGATGTCGCAGCCGCCGATTTAATCATCCGTGAAGCCGGGGGTCTTTTAACAACAGGTGACGGCGATAAACTTGTTTTCAACAGAAGTAAGCCCTTACATAATCATATCGTAGCAAGTTGCCCAAACCTTATGGATCAAGTTATGGAGCGTGTTTCACCTGCATTGATCCAATGGCGTCAACGAAATACATAA
- a CDS encoding ATP-binding protein, giving the protein MRRVSHIILIFLSLTVANIFHGYPSKAQETRLITDVQKDTARKAIETLDSHDHLDIGYIREAMLKTIASENDLEKKGWHYFTMLNLLLDNDDKGLKFDLADKLKGIGEETGNPEFELLARISVAYQQSLEGKVADSYQEITDLKNLADDSNTPISSHLADNLLAVLAPDLGYYTEGLARMTERVEQKAQNSIEHLMVMNSYASLSYIYQSINDIEKTLEYVSKGIMYADEYDALYDREVTLYTLARTLLRAQEYRLSEDAFLAMQKITYRNNNPSNQYYVFYGLAFNAREQGLYYQAIENAKRATEEFPENLYFNLNLFFLLAESYAKLGDAEKAQEFLNKTFSKEYDGYERENTGYVENDRNFARANILYAQGQYQDAFDQLNKVRSKDRQFATQNLQNSIRGLNASLDNIRARQEAERELKSSENAFLGLAITGSIVIILISSFAIINQRKYAKSLEISSREAEDANRAKSEFLASMSHELRTPLNAILGFSEMFKKEIYGPLGSEKYSEYSDHIYESGSHLLSIINDILDLSKVEAGKLSLAEEEVFIADIVEDAVNLITDKVDEKNIHLSLEQDNQIEYLYCDPRITKQILLNLLSNAVKFTPQNGLIIVSSTLSLQNNICISVKDNGIGMSDADLERALQPFGQAGNAFTRQNQGTGLGLPLVEQLIEQHGGSMQIKSEPGKGTEVTLCFPAERTIIEGDTSIAHNTI; this is encoded by the coding sequence ATGCGTCGTGTATCCCATATTATTTTAATTTTTTTATCCCTAACGGTTGCTAATATTTTTCACGGCTACCCTAGCAAAGCGCAAGAGACTCGCCTGATTACTGACGTTCAGAAAGACACTGCGCGAAAAGCTATCGAAACTCTAGACAGTCATGATCATTTGGATATTGGGTATATACGCGAGGCAATGCTTAAAACTATTGCTAGTGAAAATGACCTGGAGAAAAAAGGGTGGCATTATTTTACAATGCTGAACCTATTGCTCGATAATGACGACAAAGGGCTCAAATTTGATTTAGCTGATAAACTTAAAGGCATTGGCGAAGAAACGGGCAATCCCGAGTTTGAACTGCTTGCAAGAATTAGCGTTGCCTATCAACAATCGCTCGAGGGTAAGGTTGCGGACTCCTACCAAGAAATAACAGACCTCAAAAACCTTGCCGACGATAGCAACACGCCAATTTCCAGTCACCTTGCAGACAATCTGTTAGCCGTATTGGCCCCCGATTTAGGCTATTATACCGAAGGTCTGGCTCGAATGACGGAACGGGTTGAGCAGAAGGCTCAAAATAGCATTGAGCACCTTATGGTGATGAACAGTTACGCCAGTTTATCATATATCTATCAATCAATTAACGATATCGAAAAAACGCTGGAATATGTATCAAAAGGGATCATGTATGCAGATGAGTATGACGCCTTATACGATAGGGAAGTCACACTCTACACATTGGCTAGAACACTCTTAAGAGCACAAGAATATCGCCTATCAGAAGATGCCTTCTTGGCCATGCAAAAAATCACTTACCGCAACAATAATCCCAGCAACCAATACTACGTGTTTTATGGCCTTGCCTTTAATGCTCGAGAACAAGGTTTATATTATCAGGCGATCGAAAACGCCAAACGTGCAACAGAAGAATTTCCAGAAAACCTGTACTTCAATCTAAACCTGTTTTTTCTCCTCGCTGAATCTTATGCAAAACTTGGTGACGCAGAAAAAGCTCAAGAGTTTCTCAATAAAACTTTTTCAAAAGAATACGATGGCTATGAGCGTGAAAATACTGGGTATGTAGAGAATGATCGCAACTTTGCTCGCGCAAATATCTTGTATGCACAAGGTCAATACCAAGATGCGTTTGACCAACTTAACAAGGTCAGAAGTAAAGACCGACAGTTCGCAACACAAAACCTACAAAATAGTATTCGCGGCCTAAACGCCAGTCTCGACAATATTCGCGCACGCCAAGAAGCCGAAAGAGAGCTGAAAAGTTCAGAGAATGCCTTCCTGGGCCTCGCTATTACAGGCAGTATTGTCATCATACTAATTTCATCGTTTGCTATCATAAATCAGCGAAAATATGCCAAATCATTGGAAATAAGTTCTCGTGAAGCGGAGGATGCCAACCGAGCGAAATCAGAATTTCTGGCCAGTATGAGCCATGAATTAAGAACACCGCTGAACGCAATTCTTGGTTTCTCAGAGATGTTCAAGAAAGAAATCTACGGCCCCCTGGGTTCAGAAAAATATTCGGAATATTCTGACCACATATATGAAAGTGGTAGTCACTTGCTATCTATCATTAATGATATTCTCGATCTATCCAAAGTGGAGGCTGGCAAGCTCTCACTTGCTGAAGAAGAAGTATTCATAGCTGACATTGTCGAAGACGCCGTTAATCTAATCACTGACAAGGTTGATGAAAAAAATATTCACCTCTCATTAGAACAAGATAACCAAATTGAATATCTCTACTGTGACCCAAGAATTACCAAACAAATTTTGCTTAACTTGCTTTCAAATGCTGTAAAATTCACGCCTCAAAACGGCCTCATAATTGTATCGTCTACCCTGAGCCTTCAGAACAATATTTGTATTTCTGTAAAGGATAATGGTATTGGCATGTCAGACGCAGACTTGGAGCGTGCTCTTCAACCTTTTGGGCAAGCGGGAAACGCCTTTACCCGGCAAAATCAAGGAACTGGGCTTGGACTACCGCTTGTTGAACAACTGATTGAGCAACACGGCGGTAGCATGCAAATCAAATCAGAACCAGGAAAGGGAACAGAGGTTACTTTGTGCTTCCCGGCTGAGAGAACAATCATCGAGGGCGATACATCAATCGCGCATAACACCATCTAG
- a CDS encoding TorF family putative porin, with product MMMKAILAGAAVFAIIEPVYAQEDVPEIEITGYVGGVSDYRDRGLSLSDQDPTLVAAVTLNHKSGFYIGTQGALIDDQFDRDTQLEFYAGYKFESNGFEYDVSAELDSFFGGNGDEYFPEFKASIARDFGIAYLKSGLAYAPEGRWNTPGIDSLYWSTNLELPVPTLPALTIISRLGYDIRQNRSDIWDWSAGLSAFVGDVEFSLVYEDSTLDQDIADDALVLGVRLFF from the coding sequence ATGATGATGAAAGCAATTTTGGCTGGGGCAGCAGTATTTGCGATTATTGAGCCTGTTTATGCTCAAGAAGATGTTCCAGAAATTGAGATAACAGGATATGTGGGAGGTGTTTCAGACTATCGGGATCGGGGTCTATCTCTTTCAGACCAAGATCCGACGCTTGTTGCTGCCGTTACGCTTAATCATAAAAGTGGATTTTATATTGGTACACAGGGTGCTTTGATCGATGATCAATTTGACCGAGATACACAATTAGAGTTCTACGCAGGATACAAATTTGAAAGCAATGGATTTGAGTATGATGTTTCTGCTGAGTTAGATAGCTTTTTTGGTGGGAATGGAGATGAGTATTTCCCGGAATTCAAAGCGTCTATTGCTCGCGATTTTGGTATCGCATATTTGAAATCTGGATTGGCCTATGCACCAGAAGGGCGCTGGAACACTCCTGGTATCGATAGCTTATACTGGTCTACCAACCTTGAATTGCCAGTTCCAACCTTGCCGGCGCTAACCATTATCTCTCGATTGGGTTATGATATTCGTCAGAATAGAAGTGATATCTGGGATTGGTCCGCAGGATTATCAGCGTTTGTGGGTGATGTTGAATTTAGTTTGGTATACGAAGACAGCACTCTCGACCAAGATATTGCGGATGATGCCCTGGTATTGGGAGTTCGTTTGTTTTTCTAG
- a CDS encoding M23 family metallopeptidase, with protein sequence MIKLLKEAKVLVIAVSICLCMPEAVNAVDLKGSLVQGGLVWGKVEAGTKISLDGNPIKVGDKGHFVFGFGRDAKNIANLKVEHPDGREENISLSIKARKFNIERVNGLPSKTVTPPPEWSARRKLETGRVRAARSYNTDDLNWAWGFEKPAEGRFSGFYGSQRILNGKPRSPHYGLDIAAKTGTPIYAPAGGTIRLAAPDFLLEGGIVIIDHGFGVTSTLFHMDSVNVSEGTRVVKGDLIGTIGAKGRASGPHVDWRINWKSVRLDPGLLIGLEE encoded by the coding sequence ATGATTAAATTGCTCAAAGAAGCTAAAGTACTGGTGATCGCCGTTTCAATCTGTCTTTGTATGCCGGAAGCGGTGAATGCAGTTGATCTGAAAGGTAGTCTGGTCCAAGGAGGACTGGTTTGGGGAAAAGTCGAAGCTGGTACAAAAATCAGCCTCGATGGCAATCCGATTAAAGTCGGGGACAAGGGGCATTTTGTATTTGGATTTGGTAGAGACGCCAAAAACATCGCAAATTTAAAGGTGGAACACCCTGATGGCCGTGAAGAAAATATATCGCTGTCAATTAAAGCGCGGAAGTTTAATATCGAGCGTGTTAATGGGCTGCCTTCTAAAACTGTGACCCCTCCACCTGAATGGTCTGCCAGGAGAAAGCTTGAAACAGGCCGGGTAAGGGCAGCGAGGTCCTACAATACTGATGACCTTAATTGGGCATGGGGTTTCGAAAAACCCGCGGAAGGTCGGTTCTCCGGCTTCTATGGTAGCCAAAGGATTTTGAATGGAAAGCCAAGAAGCCCGCACTATGGGCTAGATATTGCTGCGAAAACTGGAACTCCTATCTATGCGCCTGCGGGGGGCACTATTCGGCTTGCTGCACCTGACTTTCTCTTGGAAGGGGGAATCGTAATCATTGATCATGGTTTTGGTGTTACTTCAACTCTATTTCATATGGATAGTGTTAATGTTTCAGAAGGAACTCGTGTAGTAAAAGGTGACTTAATCGGTACAATAGGCGCCAAGGGGCGCGCGAGTGGCCCCCATGTGGATTGGCGAATAAACTGGAAATCTGTTCGGTTAGATCCTGGTCTTTTGATTGGCCTTGAAGAATAA
- the xseA gene encoding exodeoxyribonuclease VII large subunit: MITDSENMKQTNANIAEYTVSEISGALKRTVEDRFGYVRVRAELSGVKRVSSGHCYFALKDESSVLDGVMWRGNVSRLSFVPEDGLEVVCSGKLTTYAARSKYQMVVDAMEPAGAGALMALLEERKQKLASEGLFDPSRKVPIPFLPRKIGVVTSPTGAVIRDILHRLSDRFPSNVMVWPVLVQGEGAAEQVSQAIAGFNAMENGRPDLLIVARGGGSIEDLWSFNEEVVVRAVAASQIPLISAVGHETDTTLIDYAADLRAPTPTAAAEKAVPVKVDLEFSLTDLGRRLSVQKTKMLEDRKQAIVALARALPKPKDILGMNSQKLDDLSERLPMALLNSTRQKSILLGRLSGSLSSGKLQQAARFNRERLLSASSRLRPISARLLTEKKDRILVAARMLASLSYQNVLNRGFAMVKNDSGNIVKTHEGLKIGDKGEIVFASGSVAFETSSGMNEATANMPKRTSEKPRPKKPNKVNSKVDTNQGSLF, translated from the coding sequence ATGATTACTGACAGTGAGAATATGAAGCAAACCAATGCGAATATTGCAGAATATACTGTTTCTGAGATATCAGGCGCGTTAAAGCGAACCGTTGAAGACCGTTTTGGTTACGTGAGAGTAAGAGCGGAGTTGTCAGGGGTAAAACGTGTTTCATCCGGGCACTGTTATTTTGCTCTCAAGGATGAAAGTTCCGTCTTGGATGGTGTTATGTGGCGGGGGAATGTTTCTCGGCTTTCCTTTGTCCCAGAAGATGGCCTTGAGGTTGTTTGTAGCGGCAAGCTGACAACATATGCTGCCCGATCCAAATATCAGATGGTTGTCGATGCTATGGAACCGGCTGGTGCTGGCGCCCTAATGGCACTGTTGGAAGAACGTAAACAGAAGCTTGCTTCGGAAGGTTTGTTTGATCCGTCGAGGAAAGTTCCTATCCCGTTTTTACCACGTAAGATAGGTGTTGTAACGTCGCCCACAGGTGCGGTTATTCGTGATATCCTACACCGCCTGTCAGACAGGTTTCCTTCAAATGTTATGGTGTGGCCCGTTTTGGTGCAAGGTGAAGGGGCGGCCGAACAAGTTTCTCAAGCGATCGCGGGCTTTAATGCCATGGAAAATGGGCGGCCCGATTTGCTGATTGTAGCACGCGGAGGTGGCTCAATCGAAGATCTTTGGTCTTTTAACGAAGAGGTGGTGGTTCGCGCTGTTGCGGCAAGCCAAATTCCCTTGATTTCGGCCGTGGGGCATGAAACTGATACAACTCTTATTGACTATGCGGCTGATTTAAGGGCCCCTACGCCGACAGCAGCTGCTGAAAAGGCGGTTCCGGTTAAAGTGGATTTGGAATTTAGCCTGACGGATTTAGGGCGCCGCTTATCTGTTCAAAAAACAAAAATGTTAGAAGACCGCAAGCAGGCGATAGTTGCGTTAGCAAGGGCTTTGCCTAAGCCAAAAGATATCCTTGGCATGAACAGTCAAAAACTTGATGATTTATCAGAGCGGTTGCCAATGGCCTTGCTGAATTCAACGCGACAAAAGTCTATTCTATTGGGGCGTTTATCCGGCAGTCTAAGTTCTGGGAAGTTACAGCAGGCGGCCCGGTTTAACCGTGAACGATTACTGTCTGCATCTTCTCGCTTACGGCCTATATCCGCGCGATTGTTGACGGAGAAAAAAGACCGAATATTGGTTGCTGCAAGGATGCTTGCGAGTTTATCGTATCAAAACGTGTTGAACCGTGGTTTTGCAATGGTCAAAAACGATTCGGGTAATATTGTGAAAACCCATGAAGGCCTTAAAATTGGGGACAAAGGTGAAATTGTATTCGCGTCGGGATCTGTTGCTTTTGAGACCAGTAGCGGAATGAATGAAGCAACTGCGAATATGCCGAAACGCACTTCGGAAAAGCCAAGGCCTAAAAAACCAAATAAGGTAAATTCAAAGGTTGATACAAATCAGGGATCTTTATTTTAG